One window from the genome of Hydra vulgaris chromosome 02, alternate assembly HydraT2T_AEP encodes:
- the LOC136076126 gene encoding histone-lysine N-methyltransferase SETMAR-like, with protein MYCKKNRIYHWLASNDPVPMTPKPSIHQQKVLLCVWWTTAGIVHYKLLPNGQTITADIYSAQLDRVSVALHQKQAALANKKGVVFHQDNARPHTAKITCETLARLQWEILPHPLYSPDLAPNDYHLFLALDNHMRNRQFQNREDLEKKVIQFFSYQTQDFYKNGIYQLVSRWEKVILVEGDYFSK; from the coding sequence atgtaCTGCAAAAAAAACCGAATATATCATTGGCTAGCCAGTAACGATCCAGTACCAATGACTCCTAAACCAAGTATTCATCAACAAAAGGTTTTACTGTGTGTATGGTGGACTACAGCAGGTATCGTTCACTATAAGTTGCTACCAAATGGACAAACCATTACTGCTGATATATACTCAGCCCAATTGGACAGAGTTTCGGTTGCTCTTCACCAAAAACAAGCAGCTTTGGCAAACAAAAAAGGTGTTGTGTTCCACCAGGACAACGCCAGACCGCACACTGCAAAAATCACGTGCGAAACTCTAGCACGTTTACAATGGGAGATTCTACCTCACCCTCTGTATTCACCAGACCTTGCGCCAAATGACTATCACCTGTTTTTGGCCCTGGATAATCATATGAGGAATCGACAGTTTCAAAATAGAGAAGATCTCGAAAAAAAggtaattcaattttttagctACCAAACTcaagacttttataaaaatggaataTACCAGCTTGTTTCACGATGGGAGAAAGTTATTCTTGTTGAAGGagactatttttcaaaataa
- the LOC100204904 gene encoding uncharacterized protein LOC100204904 isoform X2, with the protein MYNESEEESNEEDLFTTKSSRKRKLLVYSDEEGSSGGSDTDDNNSDDLEESDGLCPICLTEFTNQMVGVPKTCNHVFCLECLQEWAKKINNCPVDRSKFNFVLVYKIKDGPLVEEIYIEDKESKDDEFEDPPTYCEVCGSCEREDSLLLCDECDNGYHLDCLVPPLLAVPYDEWFCSNCQPKDQTVEVSLSKPSGFIGDEKLLMKIYEDHCASGFANGTSDSRVRTVAKVKNERRQNRRLERSRSARPRRPRNKDSMQRKRRKKMRRAVKRMNKELSYKITEKANNEKLKQKSEDNDTVISIYGDPYDLNEFHDASDDEHEPIVKHDVTNTEDVVGSILDGFITLDPNKVVVERDGSIKEKKKMEKALITNVPYVMPARKKKIRFIDDDDDVDIKKNENDKSVDKCMSSPKKITSEIYNSSQDIETSCCSIKQTKREILSGQLLKFKNDIALDKKIKKQLAEMRQKSNKKEFKSMASLHSISSFKIPKKIQIESNSLTHQPDVCQLDNSSAHHSGDSQRINSQKINISKPMQNSSHTKLSGAYAPNEFRKPIEKKQVLTLEKKIELYNQGKYKEICTKSREEIIKDTKERCLALMRGKKNNQDLKVNAFNLNQSNNSKILMQSNKTSSSNKCFDIKDSKECLQNQLENNIYNIYNKNKISSFPIKEPVKVSLAEYKMKMQQDKEKKSLFTNDVNECCHGDRKKNLFEELFGDPSISYLEETKEPCVNISQTQKINLSDTSKPHLSDTPTPHLSDAPTLNLSASSKKNLFETLQSNLSGLSNVSCCSVIPKIDHKDRKFFFPIQTDAYHKNKVSLSDIDKNKINDLYQTFNNLNNVVELGDSALKSNLPYMEHFTNHLSNINYDIKSEGHGKLVNNCGIPIAIVYPRSNLEENFTIGNNSSVVNLEKKQAAEFVNQKSPPIDKFYLEKIKALLKYDYKNGALTKDQWKDIVKQSVKQIQRDIDYYKQDGMIENLVESYLKKIKKKTMFENMMPAFI; encoded by the exons ATGTATAACGAATCAGAAGAAGAAAGTAATGAAGAAGATCTATTTACAACAAAGTCTTCTCGGAAAAGAAAATTGCTTGTTTACTCAGATGAAGAAGGTTCTTCTG GTGGGAGTGATACAGATGATAACAACAGTGATGATTTAGAAGAAAGCGATGGCTTATGTCCAATCTGTTTGACTGAGTTTACTAATCAGATGGTTGGAGTTCCAAAAACATGCAATCATGTCTTTTGTTTGGAATGTTTGCAAGAATGGGCTAAG aaaattaacaATTGCCCAGTTGACAGATCAAAGTTCAATTTTGTATTAGTTTATAAGATCAAAGATGGACCACTTGTTGAAGAg ATTTATATTGAAGATAAAGAAAGTAAAGATGATGAGTTTGAAGATCCACCAACTTATTGTGAG GTTTGTGGCTCTTGTGAAAGAGAAGACAGTTTGCTGTTGTGCGATGAGTGTGATAACGG atatcatCTCGATTGCTTAGTTCCACCATTATTGGCTGTTCCATATGATGAATGGTTCTGTTCTAATTGTCAACCTAAAGATCAGACTGTTGAAGTGAGCTTATCAAAACCCTCTGGCTTCATAGGTGATGAAAAATTGCTAATGAAAATATATGAAGATCATTGTGCAA GTGGTTTTGCTAACGGAACATCTGATAGCAGAGTTCGTACTgttgcaaaagttaaaaatgagaGAAGACAAAATAGAAGATTAGAGCGATCACGATCAGCTAGACCAAGAAGGCCACGAAACAAAGATA gTATGCAACGGAAAAGAAGGAAGAAAATGAGAAGAGCAGTAAAACGCATGAACAAAGAATTGTCTTATAAAATTACAGAAAAGGCCAACAATGAGAAACTGAAGCAGAAAAGTGAAGATAATGACACTGTTATCTCAATATATGGAGACCCATATGATCTTAATGAATTTCACGATGCCTCTGATGATGAGCATGAACCtatagtaaa ACATGATGTCACCAATACAGAAGATGTTGTTGGTAGTATTTTAGATGGGTTTATTACCTTGGATCCAAATAAAGTTGTTGTTGAAAGGGATGgttctataaaagaaaaaaaaaagatggaaaAAGCACTTATAACAAATGTTCCATATGTCATGCCtgcaaggaaaaaaaagataagatttattgatgacgatgatgatgtggacattaaaaaaaatgaaaatgacaaATCTGTTGACAAATGTATGTCAAgtccaaaaaaaataacttctgaGATCTACAATAGTTCTCAAGATATAGAAACTTCATGTTGTTCAATTAAGCAAACAAAAAGAGAGATTTTGAGCGGACaattgttaaagtttaaaaatgacattgctttggataaaaaaattaaaaaacaacttgctgaaatgagacaaaaaagtaataaaaaagaatttaaatctaTGGCATCATTACATTCAATATCAAgctttaaaattccaaaaaaaatacaaatagaaTCTAATTCACTAACTCATCAGCCTGATGTTTGTCAGTTAGATAACTCTTCAGCACATCATTCTGGTGATTCCCAGAGAATTAACTcacaaaaaattaacatctcAAAACCAATGCAAAATAGTAGCCACACAAAGTTATCAGGAGCATATGCACCCAATGAATTTAGAAAACCAATTGAAAAGAAACAAGTTCTcactcttgaaaaaaaaattgagctaTATAACCAAGgaaaatacaaagaaatttgTACTAAAAGTCGTGAAGAAATAATAAAGGATACAAAAGAAAGATGTCTAGCACTAATGAggggtaaaaaaaacaaccaggatttaaaagttaatgCATTCAATTTAAATCAGTCaaataacagtaaaattttaatgcaGAGTAATAAAACCTCTTCgagtaataaatgttttgacATTAAAGATTCTAAGGAGTGTTTGCAAAAccaattagaaaataatatatataatatatataataaaaataaaatttctagttttccaataaaagagcCTGTAAAGGTGTCTTTAGCTGAATATAAAATGAAGATGCAgcaagataaagaaaaaaaaagtttgtttacaaatgATGTTAATGAATGTTGCCATGGtgataggaaaaaaaatttatttgaagagTTGTTTGGAGATCCATCTATTTCTTATTTAGAAGAAACTAAAGAACCATGTGTAAACATATctcaaacacaaaaaataaatctttctgACACATCAAAACCACACCTTTCTGACACACCAACACCACATCTTTCTGATGCACCAACCTTAAATTTATCTgcatcttcaaaaaaaaacttgtttgaaactCTACAATCTAACTTGTCTGGCTTATCAAATGTATCTTGCTGTTCTGTTATCCCTAAAATTGATCACAAGgacagaaagttttttttcccaATACAAACAGATGCTTACCATAAAAACAAAGTATCACTAagtgatattgataaaaataaaataaacgatCTCTATCAAACatttaataatctaaataatGTAGTGGAGCTTGGTGACTCCGCTTTAAAGAGTAATTTACCTTACATGGAACATTTCACTAATCATCTGTctaatataaattatgatataaaatctgAAGGTCATGGTAAGTTAGTAAATAACTGTGGCATTCCAATTGCTATTGTTTATCCAAGGTCtaatttagaagaaaattttacaattggCAACAACAGTTCTGTAGTAAATTTAGAAAAGAAACAAGCAGCAGAATTTGTTAACCAAAAg agtCCACCTATTgacaagttttatttagaaaaaataaaagctttgttGAAATACGACTACAAAAATGGAGCACTAACAAAAGATCAATGGAAAGACATTGTAAAACAAAGCGTGAAACAG attcaacGTGACATTGATTATTATAAACAAGATGGCATGATTGAAAATCTAGTtgaaagttatttgaaaaaaataaagaaaaaaacaatgtttgaaAACATGATGCCtgcatttatataa